From the Atribacterota bacterium genome, the window ACTATAACCAGGACTTCCCGCATCAGAGTCTAGGTTATCGAACTCCTTGTCAATATTATCAAGAATATGGTAAAAATAAAGAGCAAGTACTAACTTAAAATGTGTCCTCTTAATAGGGAGCATTACACCAGATAATAAATACTAACTACCGACTAACTAACGACTAAATTAACGATATACAATATACTTAGTATGGTATACTGTATCTATGTAACGCACTATGCACCACGGTATACTATATACTAATAAAGGGATGTTCAAGGGGAAAGATTCCACTTGAACATCTATTGTGTTATGATAGTTAATAATTAACAATAATAAAATAGGAAAGTACCTAAAATGCAGGGAAAAAAGGAAGTTGCCACCTTAGCTGGTGGTTGTTTTTGGTGTCTGGAAGCAATTTATAAAAGAGTAAAGGGCATTATAGAAGTTATTCCGGGCTATAGTGGAGGAGGTCTAGATAATCCAAGTTATGAGCAGGTTTGTTCCGATACCACTGGTCATGCTGAGGCAATACAGATATTTTTTAATCCTGAAATTATTTCTTATAATGAGATATTAGAAATTTTCTGGCAGATTCATAATCCGACTACCTTAAATCGCCAGGGTAATGATATTGGCTCACAATACCGTTCAGTAATATTATATCATAATGAAGAACAGAAAAAAGTTGCTCTGATATCAAAAAAATATTTACAGGATACCCATATCTGGCAAAATTCTATCGTAACGGAGATTGTACCCTTTCGAAAATTTTATCCGGCAGAAGAGTATCATAGAGGCTATTATGAGAATCATCCAGAAAATAGATACTGTCAGCTGGTGGTCAAACCTAAAGTAAAAAAGTACGAAGAGACATTTAAAAAGTATACCAGATAGAAGCAATAAAAGGAGAGAGCAAATGGAGGAAGAGAAATATTTTAAATCCTATAATTTTTCGATCGCTTTTCTGATACTGGGGATATCGATTGTTTTAGCTGCTCTAATTTTTGGGGTCTTTTTTTATCAAACCAGAAGCAGCCGTGATTTCGTTCAGGTATTAGGAGCTGCTACCCAGGGATTTGAGTCAGATATTGTGAAGTGGAATATTATACTGGAAGAAAATACTGATCTATCCAATATACGAGATGGCTACCGCAATATTCAGGAAAAAAGAGACCGATTGGTTAATATTTTAAAAAACAAGGGAATTTTGTCGGATGATATCAATGTCAATCCTATTTCTACTCAGAAAAGATGGAACCGAGATGGAGAAGTGGTAGGTTATGTCTTAAATCAGTCGCTTTTTACTATCTCTCGAGAAGTAGAGGTTATTGAAGAATTAGCCTTAAATCCAGATGAGCTTTTAAACCAGGATATTTTTTTTCAAGTTTCATCACTGGAATATTTCTACTCCGAGATAGATACTTTGAGAAAGGATTTGCTGGAGCTGGCTACTAGGAATGCTCGGGAAAGAGCAGAAATGATTTTAAAGGAAAGTGGCCATAAAGCTGGCAAGATGATCTGGTCTCAGGCAGGTGTGTTTCAGATTGTAGAACCTTATTCTACTGAGGTAGAAAGCTATGGCATGTATAACACTGCCTCTCGCAGAAAAGAGATTAAAGTAACTGTTCATGCACAATTTTTAATACAATAAGAGAACTGTATAATTATGTAAAATTCAACATGATAATCCCCAACAAGGTTATTAATTGTGTTAAAACAGATCAATCAGTATCTATTCAATATGACTTCCCCTTAGATAATACGGTAAAAGCTGTTTGTGATAATTTGACCAGAATTACTAAATTAATTCCTCTATCAGCTTACCAGTTACTTGATTTATTTGATTAAAGAAAATAGTTTAACTGAACCACCCTTTTTTTATCAAATAGGTAGTCCTCTGGAGAAAAAGTGATGTAGCAGACATATTGCTGTGGAACATCCTGAAGCAGCAAGAAATATTAAAGCTTTAAAAGAGAAAGTTATTATTCCAGACTTTCGTCATCCCAATATAATTCGCTTGGCACCGGTAGCTCTGTATAATAACTTTGAGGAAGTGTGTGAGGTTGTTCAATCCCTGAAAGAAATTACTGATAATAGGGAATACCAGAAGTATGATTTAATTCAAGACGATGTAACCTAGTAATACAACATCCTGCTTTGGTCTTCAATAAAAAATAGTCAGCTAATATATTTAAACCTTTAGGGTAAGATTAAATAGACAAGGTTGACAGAAAAATAAATAATAGATAAGATAATATTAAAAATAATAATTTTAGGAGGTTATTATTATGAAAAAGCAAAAACTCATTATTACACTATTGTTGATTGCTGTTGTTGTCTCTTTTTTAATTACTTATTCTGTGGCGCAAGAAAAAAAGCTCTACATTCCTCTTGTTTCCAAAGGCTTCCAACACCAATTTTGGCTGGCAGTTAAAGCAGGAGCTGAACAGGCAGCTAAAGATTTTAATGTGACAATTACATTTGAGGGACCAGAAAGTGAAGCAATGGTTGATAAACAAATGGATATGCTTCAAGTAGCTATTGATAAAAATCCTGATGCAATATGTTTTGCAGCTGTTGACTCAAAAGCAGCCATTCCTCTGCTGGAGCAGGCGAAAGAAAAAGGAATACCAATAATTGGTTTTGACTCAGGAGTTGATAGTGCTATTCCCGTAACTACCGCTGCTACCGATAATATTGCTGCTGCTGCATTGGCAGCTGATAAAATGGCAGAGTTGATTGGTGGTTCGGGTAAAGTAGCAATTATAGCTCATGACCCAAACTAGCCGTACCGGTATTGATAGGGTTAAAGGATTTACTGATAGGATTAATGAAAAATATCCGGATGTTACCATAGTTGCCACTCAATATGGCGGTGGAGATCATCTGAGATCAACAGATTTAGCTAAAGCCATAATTCAAGGTAATCCTGATCTCAAAGGCTTCTTTGGTGCTAATGAGGGTTCCATCATTGGTGTTTTAAATGCTGTTCAGGAATTAGGAATGAAGGGGAAACTTGTAGTAATTGGCTATGACTCTGGCCAACAGCAAATCGAAGCTATTAAATCTGGTCTTCAAGCTGGCGCTATTACACAAGATCCCATTGGCATTGGTTACAAAAGCGTGGAAGCTGCAATAAAAGCCATTAAAGGTGAACCATTATCTAAATTCATTAATACCGGATTCCACTGGTATGATAGCACCAATATTGATGATCCTGATATTACTGCACTTCTCTATCAATAGAGATTTATTTTCTTGATAGTATAATGAAATAAAAAATGAGAGGCTGTCCAGAAAGATATGTACAGCCTCTCATTATGTAGTTATTTATCATAATAAAAATTGCTTATTAACTATGAGAAACTACATTCTTAGAAGTTAGTAGTGGGCATATAAATGGTTTTACCATAAATATTAGCTAATAGTTTTTGACCTGAAGTCTTAGGAATTAGCCAATCTAACCAGGATAGATTAGTTAAATAATAATAGATAAGGAGTAGCATAAAAAAATATAGAAAAAGTGTTGAATAAGAAGTAAATTTAGGATTCTTTTCTTAGTATCTTCAAGTTATGCACTATATTTGAGTTTATTTACTATCTGCGAAACAAGATTTAAAAGATGGGAATAAACATGGGTGAATTGTTGCTTTTGATGGAAGAAATTGATAAATCATTTCCTGGTGTAAATGCGCTTAAAAAATGCCGTTTTGAACTAAAAGCAGGTGAAGTCCATGCTCTGGTTGGAGAGAATGGAGCTGGAAAATCTACCTTAGTAAAGATATTGGCTGGAGTTTATACAAAGGATACCGGACGCATTGTTTACAAAGGGAAGGAAGTAGATATTCCAAATCCTAAAGCAGCACAGCTTCACGGGATTA encodes:
- the msrA gene encoding peptide-methionine (S)-S-oxide reductase MsrA, with translation MQGKKEVATLAGGCFWCLEAIYKRVKGIIEVIPGYSGGGLDNPSYEQVCSDTTGHAEAIQIFFNPEIISYNEILEIFWQIHNPTTLNRQGNDIGSQYRSVILYHNEEQKKVALISKKYLQDTHIWQNSIVTEIVPFRKFYPAEEYHRGYYENHPENRYCQLVVKPKVKKYEETFKKYTR
- a CDS encoding SIMPL domain-containing protein — encoded protein: MEEEKYFKSYNFSIAFLILGISIVLAALIFGVFFYQTRSSRDFVQVLGAATQGFESDIVKWNIILEENTDLSNIRDGYRNIQEKRDRLVNILKNKGILSDDINVNPISTQKRWNRDGEVVGYVLNQSLFTISREVEVIEELALNPDELLNQDIFFQVSSLEYFYSEIDTLRKDLLELATRNARERAEMILKESGHKAGKMIWSQAGVFQIVEPYSTEVESYGMYNTASRRKEIKVTVHAQFLIQ